In a genomic window of Deltaproteobacteria bacterium:
- a CDS encoding DUF4411 family protein has product MPDAKLFVVDSDVFITAKNRYYAFDLCPGFWKSLVRRNREGRLCSIDRVKGELLVGPEDEGLVTWAKDEVPQGFFRSVDEAAVVARYREIMLWAQKAPRFFDAAKAKFATGADGWLVAFAMVHEAIVVTNEQPRPNAQREIKLPDVCEQFGVAYLDTFQMLRALSVQFDWGGTS; this is encoded by the coding sequence ATGCCGGACGCGAAGCTCTTCGTCGTCGACTCCGACGTCTTCATCACCGCCAAGAACCGCTACTACGCGTTCGATCTCTGCCCGGGCTTCTGGAAGAGCCTCGTGCGTCGCAACCGCGAAGGTCGCCTCTGCAGCATCGACAGAGTCAAGGGTGAGCTTCTCGTGGGTCCAGAAGACGAAGGCCTCGTGACGTGGGCCAAGGACGAGGTGCCACAGGGCTTCTTTCGCAGCGTAGACGAGGCAGCGGTGGTGGCGCGGTACAGGGAGATCATGCTCTGGGCCCAGAAGGCACCCCGCTTCTTCGACGCGGCAAAGGCGAAGTTCGCCACTGGCGCCGATGGGTGGCTCGTGGCCTTTGCCATGGTCCACGAGGCGATCGTCGTGACGAACGAGCAGCCGAGACCGAACGCTCAGCGAGAGATCAAGCTTCCCGACGTGTGTGAGCAGTTCGGAGTGGCCTACCTGGATACCTTCCAGATGCTCAGGGCGCTCTCGGTCCAGTTCGATTGGGGGGGGACGAGCTGA